The following are encoded in a window of Bacillus sp. SORGH_AS_0510 genomic DNA:
- a CDS encoding SDR family oxidoreductase translates to MNKKTALITGGASGIGKKTAIHLAEKGYQLVINYRNSESEALSLVKQLKEYYGTKSIAVQGDIAIEEDCDRIVRDAFSAFSTIDVLIHNAGPYIHERKKLTEYSFEEWNYLLNGNLTAVFYLSKLIIPTMRKQNWGRIITLGYDRVETAPGWVYRSAFAAAKAGLASLTRTMAMEEAEFGITVNMVCPGDITSEWKEKNIEEAIGAMHGSIGRQGTGEDIARVIAFLTDEKSDYMTGSIIPVTGGVDVLGKIKKS, encoded by the coding sequence GTGAATAAAAAAACGGCTTTGATTACAGGTGGAGCTTCTGGCATTGGTAAAAAAACAGCAATCCATCTAGCAGAAAAAGGATATCAACTTGTGATCAACTACCGAAATAGTGAATCAGAGGCACTTTCCTTAGTAAAACAATTGAAAGAATACTATGGGACAAAAAGTATAGCGGTTCAGGGAGATATAGCTATAGAGGAGGATTGTGATCGAATTGTAAGGGATGCATTCTCAGCCTTTTCAACCATTGATGTTTTAATACATAATGCTGGACCCTACATACATGAAAGAAAAAAGCTGACTGAATATTCGTTTGAGGAATGGAATTATCTATTAAATGGGAACTTAACAGCAGTTTTTTATTTATCTAAATTAATTATTCCAACAATGCGTAAACAGAATTGGGGAAGAATTATTACACTAGGTTATGATCGGGTGGAAACTGCACCTGGGTGGGTTTATCGGTCTGCTTTTGCAGCAGCAAAAGCTGGATTAGCTTCATTAACAAGAACAATGGCAATGGAGGAAGCAGAATTCGGAATCACGGTTAATATGGTCTGTCCAGGAGATATAACAAGTGAATGGAAGGAAAAAAATATTGAAGAGGCCATTGGTGCTATGCATGGCTCGATAGGAAGGCAAGGAACAGGAGAGGACATTGCGAGAGTAATTGCCTTTTTAACAGATGAAAAATCCGACTATATGACAGGAAGTATAATACCTGTTACCGGTGGGGTAGATGTTTTGGGAAAGATAAAAAAATCTTAG
- a CDS encoding GNAT family N-acetyltransferase, producing MLKKRDLHDSHTLYELMTHPDVFPFVRHKADSYEEFIFITKQTIEAEERGELISRTILDEWGSPIGTINLFDIEDNAGFLGTWLGKPYHGKGYNSPAKDAFFKELFYEMGIETVFMRIRKVNIRSIKAAEKLPYVVKANDTRKNIYDQLNMNDEIYDIYEIPKDLYTLYLLRNGISQTDDQQLLEA from the coding sequence ATGCTTAAGAAACGTGATCTTCATGACAGCCACACTTTATACGAACTAATGACGCATCCAGATGTCTTCCCTTTCGTACGTCATAAAGCGGATTCTTATGAAGAATTCATATTTATTACAAAACAAACCATTGAAGCCGAAGAGCGCGGTGAATTAATTTCTAGAACCATTCTTGATGAATGGGGATCTCCTATTGGAACGATTAATTTATTCGACATTGAAGATAATGCGGGATTTTTAGGGACATGGCTTGGTAAGCCATACCATGGCAAAGGTTACAATAGCCCAGCTAAAGACGCCTTTTTTAAAGAGCTTTTTTATGAAATGGGAATTGAAACTGTCTTTATGCGTATTCGAAAAGTAAACATACGTTCAATTAAAGCAGCAGAAAAACTTCCCTATGTAGTGAAAGCCAATGATACGAGAAAAAATATTTATGACCAGTTAAATATGAATGATGAAATATATGATATATATGAAATTCCAAAAGACTTATACACTCTCTATCTGTTACGAAATGGAATATCACAAACAGACGACCAGCAGCTCCTGGAAGCATAA
- a CDS encoding amidohydrolase: MTKILLTNATIYPITSNPIQSGDVLIENGIIKDVGTSLDVDSNIKVIDCQQQYLFPGFIDVHTHLGLYDEGTGWAGNDANETAEALTPHIRAMDGVYPLDQGFNDAIRSGITTVHIMPGSANVIGGTTSVIKTTGKNIKKMIVQEIAGLKIALGENPKRIHSHGNSDSITRMGIMGMLREAFYKAIHTDTPEDLRIAPIVMALNREIPVRIHAHRADDIISALRFAEEFDLDLRIEHCTEGHLIANELSGLNLKVSVGPTLTRRSKVELKNKTWKTYQELTNHGVEVSITTDHPYTPIQYLNICAGIAVREGLSEQKALEGITILPAKNLKIDKNVGSIETGKNADLVLWSHHPFHYLAKTRWTMIGGEMVYMET, from the coding sequence ATGACAAAAATATTATTAACAAATGCCACCATTTATCCGATTACCTCTAATCCTATTCAATCTGGTGATGTTCTGATTGAAAATGGAATAATTAAAGATGTGGGTACAAGTCTTGATGTCGATTCCAATATTAAAGTGATTGACTGTCAACAGCAGTATCTTTTCCCTGGATTTATTGATGTACACACCCATTTAGGTCTTTATGATGAAGGAACTGGTTGGGCAGGAAATGATGCAAATGAAACAGCAGAAGCTTTAACCCCTCATATTCGGGCTATGGATGGAGTATATCCATTAGATCAAGGATTTAATGATGCTATAAGAAGCGGTATCACCACAGTACACATTATGCCAGGAAGTGCGAACGTCATTGGCGGGACGACCTCTGTCATCAAAACCACAGGAAAAAATATCAAGAAGATGATTGTCCAGGAGATCGCAGGACTAAAGATCGCTTTAGGGGAAAATCCTAAACGGATACACAGTCATGGGAATAGCGATTCAATTACAAGAATGGGGATTATGGGAATGCTGAGAGAAGCTTTTTATAAAGCAATTCATACAGATACTCCTGAAGATCTTCGTATAGCCCCAATTGTTATGGCACTTAATCGGGAAATCCCTGTTAGAATACATGCCCACAGGGCTGATGATATTATTTCTGCTCTGCGCTTTGCAGAGGAATTTGATTTGGACTTACGAATAGAACACTGTACAGAGGGTCACTTAATTGCTAATGAACTTTCCGGATTAAATTTAAAGGTATCTGTAGGACCGACTTTAACACGTAGATCTAAGGTCGAGTTAAAGAATAAGACTTGGAAAACGTATCAAGAGCTTACTAATCATGGTGTAGAAGTATCCATTACGACAGACCATCCCTATACACCTATTCAATATTTAAATATCTGTGCCGGTATTGCTGTACGGGAAGGATTATCTGAGCAAAAAGCCTTAGAAGGGATTACTATTCTCCCCGCTAAAAATTTGAAAATCGACAAAAATGTTGGCAGTATTGAAACAGGCAAAAATGCTGATTTAGTACTTTGGAGTCATCACCCCTTCCATTACTTAGCGAAGACACGATGGACGATGATTGGTGGAGAAATGGTGTATATGGAAACGTAG